In Ilumatobacter fluminis, the following proteins share a genomic window:
- a CDS encoding crotonase/enoyl-CoA hydratase family protein, protein MSTVRTDTDGPVRIITIDRPEVRNAVDRPTADALAEAFRSFETDDDALVAVLTGAGGTFCAGADLKGVSDGRGNRVVDDMRVDGPMGPSRMSFTKPVIAAVEGFAVAGGLELALLCDLRVAATDAVFGVYCRRWGVPLIDGGTVRLPRLIGHSHALDLILTGRGVSGDEARSMGLANRLAEPGGALTEAIVLAKQIAGFPQGCMRSDRRSSYEQWGMSIDEAMANETVLGLQVIASGETLEGATRFAGGEGRHGQF, encoded by the coding sequence ATGAGCACCGTGCGCACCGACACCGACGGCCCCGTTCGCATCATCACGATCGATCGCCCCGAGGTCCGCAACGCCGTCGACCGGCCCACCGCCGACGCGCTCGCCGAGGCGTTCCGCTCCTTCGAGACCGATGACGACGCGCTCGTCGCCGTGCTCACCGGTGCCGGCGGCACGTTCTGCGCAGGCGCCGACCTCAAGGGCGTGTCCGACGGTCGAGGGAATCGGGTCGTCGACGACATGCGCGTCGACGGTCCGATGGGACCGAGTCGGATGTCGTTCACGAAGCCGGTCATCGCCGCCGTCGAGGGTTTCGCCGTCGCAGGCGGCCTCGAGTTGGCACTCCTGTGCGATCTCCGGGTCGCCGCGACCGACGCGGTGTTCGGTGTCTACTGCCGACGTTGGGGCGTGCCGCTCATCGACGGAGGCACCGTGCGGCTGCCGCGCCTCATCGGCCACAGCCACGCGCTCGACCTGATCCTGACCGGACGCGGCGTCAGCGGCGACGAGGCTCGCTCGATGGGCCTGGCCAATCGGCTGGCCGAACCCGGCGGCGCCCTCACGGAGGCGATCGTGCTGGCCAAGCAGATCGCCGGATTCCCGCAGGGGTGCATGCGTTCCGACCGTCGATCGAGCTACGAGCAGTGGGGCATGTCGATCGACGAGGCCATGGCCAACGAGACGGTGCTGGGTCTGCAGGTCATCGCGTCGGGCGAAACGCTCGAGGGGGCGACCCGCTTCGCCGGGGGCGAGGGCCGCCACGGACAGTTCTGA
- a CDS encoding DNA-formamidopyrimidine glycosylase family protein encodes MPEGDTLRILATKIDDRLSGRRVERSIMRDPRLAGRELAGTTLVDADAYGKHLFVRFDDGRSLHAHLNMDGKFKVSRRSTAPEWKRRVELHLADGGSLVGEAVPILELIDTGAEHEITDRLGPDLCATAGPPDPALSAERLRTGVATPLSGAMLDQRLVAGWGNVYANDVPFICGVSPHQPVDSIDGLEQLAGVGTALIRTNARLGFQNTVGKRLRTDATWMHGRGRRPCPMCGERLRYLPERETAWGRSITWCEHCQPSGDTGSVDMRRVKRLIGLHPAVREAVFPR; translated from the coding sequence GTGCCCGAAGGTGACACCCTGCGGATCCTGGCGACCAAGATCGACGACCGACTGTCGGGCCGTCGGGTCGAACGATCGATCATGCGCGATCCACGGCTCGCCGGACGCGAGCTGGCAGGCACGACGCTGGTCGACGCCGACGCCTACGGCAAACACCTCTTCGTCCGCTTCGACGACGGTCGCAGCCTCCACGCGCATCTGAACATGGACGGCAAGTTCAAGGTGTCACGGCGGTCGACGGCCCCCGAGTGGAAGCGGCGGGTCGAGTTGCACCTCGCCGACGGTGGATCGCTCGTCGGTGAGGCGGTGCCGATCCTCGAGCTGATCGACACCGGTGCCGAGCACGAGATCACCGACCGGCTCGGCCCCGATCTCTGCGCCACCGCCGGCCCGCCGGATCCAGCGCTGTCGGCCGAGCGGCTCCGCACCGGGGTGGCGACCCCGCTGTCCGGGGCGATGCTCGACCAGCGTCTGGTCGCCGGGTGGGGCAATGTCTACGCCAACGACGTCCCGTTCATCTGTGGCGTGTCGCCGCACCAGCCCGTCGACTCGATCGACGGGCTCGAACAGCTCGCGGGGGTGGGGACGGCCTTGATCCGCACGAACGCCCGACTCGGCTTCCAGAACACCGTCGGGAAGCGACTCCGGACCGATGCGACGTGGATGCACGGACGGGGACGACGTCCGTGTCCGATGTGCGGCGAGCGGTTGCGCTACCTGCCCGAGCGTGAGACCGCCTGGGGGCGGTCGATCACCTGGTGCGAGCACTGTCAACCGTCGGGAGACACCGGCAGCGTCGACATGCGGCGGGTGAAGCGCTTGATCGGTCTGCATCCGGCCGTGCGCGAGGCGGTCTTTCCGCGCTGA